A single region of the Marinobacter nanhaiticus D15-8W genome encodes:
- a CDS encoding XRE family transcriptional regulator yields MIRAMDKIKGVNPSRILWCCDDLGVSVEELAQETGIALATLEKALEGKEALSVKQLQKLAIHFNRGLLFFLEEGPVSEGRVHSVQFRTLNNQKPQLSRRFRTLVERTERQRLTYLSLREDLGEPVEPGWYPEDLAMNAPQPEQAAQLARTWLGLQPGQSFADMRAAVEAKNILVFLSNGYAGQWQIPKESPIRGFSLYFDSFPVIFIKKQQSEGAQAFTMMHELGHLLLHRESFVDDEDDFHSHSANEVAANWFAGNLLVPERFLEKLDLKSFPGDDVTAYDRFLEDDARRWCVSPEVILRRMMDSGLLPQEDYQAYRRWKQSLPVIERQSSGGSRYRFKEPVRVFGKSYVGTVLDALHEQRITLARASSYLDNLKIADLRQLEDTHAAI; encoded by the coding sequence ATGATTCGCGCTATGGACAAGATCAAGGGTGTTAACCCGTCTCGAATTCTTTGGTGCTGTGATGACCTGGGTGTTTCTGTTGAGGAACTGGCCCAAGAGACAGGTATTGCCTTAGCTACCCTTGAAAAGGCACTTGAGGGAAAAGAAGCCCTTTCTGTGAAACAGTTGCAGAAGCTAGCTATACACTTCAATCGGGGTTTGCTGTTTTTCCTCGAGGAAGGTCCTGTCAGCGAGGGGCGTGTTCATTCCGTACAGTTCCGGACGCTGAATAACCAGAAGCCTCAACTGAGCCGCCGTTTCCGTACGTTGGTTGAACGAACCGAGCGGCAGCGCCTGACTTACTTGAGCCTCCGCGAAGATTTGGGGGAGCCAGTTGAGCCAGGATGGTATCCGGAAGACTTAGCTATGAATGCTCCGCAACCGGAGCAGGCAGCGCAGTTAGCCCGCACCTGGCTCGGGCTCCAGCCGGGGCAGAGTTTTGCCGATATGCGCGCAGCTGTGGAGGCCAAGAACATCTTGGTCTTCCTGAGTAATGGCTACGCTGGGCAATGGCAGATTCCCAAGGAAAGTCCCATCCGGGGGTTTTCTCTGTATTTCGACAGCTTTCCAGTCATCTTCATCAAGAAGCAGCAATCCGAAGGTGCCCAAGCCTTCACCATGATGCATGAACTGGGTCATTTGCTGCTGCACCGCGAGAGCTTTGTCGACGACGAGGACGATTTCCATAGCCACAGCGCCAACGAAGTCGCAGCAAATTGGTTCGCAGGTAACCTACTTGTGCCTGAAAGGTTTCTGGAGAAGCTGGACCTAAAGAGCTTCCCAGGCGACGACGTAACGGCCTATGACCGATTCCTGGAAGATGATGCTCGGCGCTGGTGTGTCAGCCCGGAAGTCATTTTGCGCAGGATGATGGACTCTGGCTTGCTCCCACAGGAAGATTACCAGGCTTACCGCAGGTGGAAGCAATCCCTGCCTGTGATTGAGCGACAGAGCAGCGGCGGTTCCCGCTACCGCTTCAAGGAGCCGGTGAGAGTTTTTGGGAAAAGCTATGTAGGCACTGTGCTGGACGCTCTGCATGAGCAGCGCATCACCCTGGCCCGGGCCAGCTCCTACCTGGATAACCTGAAAATTGCGGATCTGCGTCAGTTGGAAGATACGCATGCCGCTATTTGA
- a CDS encoding type I restriction endonuclease subunit R codes for MPGPEFTEVELPFIQQLEQEGWDYIEGSLDSPSVTHRETFAQVIMEPLLRDRLLAINTRNGKPWLDERRLDQAVSAITRLPASKVMEANKLTTGLLHGGITVEGLSGWDGGRGQTIHFIDWTNPENNTFTVVNQFKVKCPPGHDGWKGHVIPDLVLFVNGIPLVVIECKSRTVPEGLSDAVDQLRRYYDQRHLDLEVEQHEGAPALFSTNQFMVASNFDDARVGTIGAGFNHYLNWKTVAPRSEADVTDALGVQSLSSQQRLIAGMLPPANLLDIVRHFTLFMTMGGQTIKLVCRYQQYRAVTRAVQRLKTGKTRAEDGEHDRRGGIIGHTQGSGKSLTMVFLVLKLRTDPELRRFKVVVITDRKDLQDQLSDTAELTGETVKVASNTGKLKLLLGQPGPGLIFGTIQKYREHESASPAYPSPKPPRGLETDRRDAADNPERKPAKPIPSRPLGLINESPDILVMIDEAHRTQAGDLHANLLQAVPNAARIGFTGTPIIMGKKKQTSEIFGDYIDRYTIKEAENDGATVPILYEGRTAEGAVKEGANLDDLFEDLFKERTKDELELIKKKYATKGQIFEAPRLIEEKAADILRHYVTNILPNGFKAQLVAYSRRAAIRYLEALKQSRTKLLEEAMALPPEDKNIGETELISRPPRIKAAIKAWQYRELLQQLEFAVVFSSSNNDDSGWAQWSDRSAIEQNIKRFKKPLFHKDPEKADPLSFLIVKSMLLTGFDAPIAGVMYLDRPIREAELLQAVARVNRTGFGKRCGIVVDYYGVANHLKEALAAYSDEDIEGALQSLKDEIPLLRDRHLRVVDVLRKQGIDSLTDTEEAVTALGDERLRAEFIVKLKEFSRTLDDVLPRPEALEFVNDAKQLAHIHALARNRYKDSPELGKDVGSKVRKLIDDYMISLGINPKIPPVQLTDTDFDQHINRQVSDRAKASEMEHAVRSHVRKHLDEDPVKYTKLSERLKDILEQMDGLWQEQVDALSALIRQLQEDETTDDETPSALPPNHLPFLRVMAEIKQDSDEALTSDEQENLEQATVSTVQIITEELRIPDFWKPSHLPDQERLRGRLFEELFELDLFPVNQLDALLDKLIDLAKANHSKLVNP; via the coding sequence ATGCCTGGCCCGGAATTCACCGAAGTTGAGCTCCCCTTTATTCAACAACTGGAGCAAGAGGGCTGGGATTACATCGAGGGCTCCCTGGATTCCCCATCCGTCACCCATCGTGAAACCTTCGCCCAGGTCATCATGGAGCCGTTGCTTCGTGACCGGCTACTGGCGATCAACACCCGAAATGGCAAACCCTGGCTAGACGAAAGGCGGCTCGATCAGGCCGTCTCCGCCATTACCCGACTTCCCGCCAGCAAAGTAATGGAAGCCAACAAACTGACAACCGGACTGCTCCATGGCGGCATCACAGTAGAGGGATTGTCAGGTTGGGATGGTGGCAGGGGGCAAACCATCCACTTTATCGACTGGACCAACCCTGAGAACAATACCTTCACCGTGGTGAATCAGTTCAAGGTAAAATGCCCACCGGGCCATGACGGCTGGAAAGGTCACGTCATTCCCGATCTTGTTCTGTTCGTGAACGGCATTCCTCTGGTGGTCATCGAGTGCAAAAGCCGCACTGTTCCTGAGGGCCTTTCGGACGCCGTGGATCAGCTACGCCGATACTACGATCAGCGCCATCTGGATCTTGAGGTTGAGCAACATGAAGGTGCCCCTGCCCTGTTCTCTACTAACCAGTTTATGGTGGCCTCCAACTTCGATGATGCCCGGGTGGGAACCATTGGTGCCGGGTTTAACCATTACCTGAACTGGAAAACCGTGGCGCCACGATCCGAAGCGGACGTTACAGACGCTCTAGGAGTCCAATCGCTTTCGTCACAGCAGCGATTGATTGCGGGCATGCTGCCTCCCGCCAACCTGTTGGATATTGTCCGCCACTTCACACTCTTTATGACCATGGGCGGCCAGACCATCAAGCTGGTGTGCCGGTATCAGCAGTATCGGGCGGTCACACGAGCCGTTCAGCGCCTGAAAACCGGTAAAACCCGAGCCGAAGACGGCGAACACGACCGCCGTGGCGGAATCATCGGGCACACCCAGGGCAGCGGCAAAAGCCTGACCATGGTATTCCTGGTGCTCAAGCTCAGAACCGATCCGGAGCTTCGCCGTTTCAAAGTCGTCGTGATAACAGATCGGAAGGATCTGCAGGATCAGCTGTCGGATACTGCGGAGCTCACGGGCGAGACCGTCAAAGTCGCCAGCAACACGGGCAAACTCAAGTTGTTGCTGGGACAGCCAGGACCCGGGCTTATTTTTGGGACCATCCAGAAATACCGGGAACATGAATCGGCCTCTCCTGCTTATCCTTCACCCAAGCCCCCACGCGGCCTGGAAACTGATCGACGGGATGCTGCAGACAACCCCGAGCGCAAACCGGCGAAACCCATTCCCTCTCGCCCCCTTGGTCTGATCAATGAAAGCCCGGACATTCTGGTGATGATCGACGAAGCTCACCGCACCCAGGCCGGGGACCTGCATGCGAACCTTTTGCAGGCGGTACCTAATGCTGCCCGAATCGGGTTTACGGGCACCCCAATTATCATGGGCAAGAAAAAACAGACCAGTGAGATCTTCGGCGACTACATCGACCGCTACACCATAAAGGAAGCGGAGAACGATGGTGCCACTGTACCAATTCTTTACGAGGGGCGAACGGCAGAGGGTGCAGTGAAAGAGGGTGCCAACCTGGATGACCTATTCGAGGACCTGTTCAAGGAACGCACCAAGGACGAACTGGAACTCATAAAAAAGAAATACGCCACCAAGGGCCAGATTTTTGAGGCACCCCGCCTGATCGAGGAAAAGGCAGCGGACATCCTGCGTCACTACGTCACCAACATCCTGCCCAATGGTTTCAAAGCCCAGCTGGTAGCCTATAGCCGAAGAGCCGCCATACGCTACCTTGAAGCGCTTAAACAGTCCCGGACGAAGCTGCTTGAGGAGGCTATGGCGCTACCTCCGGAAGACAAGAACATCGGTGAGACCGAACTGATTTCCCGGCCACCCAGAATCAAAGCAGCCATCAAGGCTTGGCAATATCGCGAGTTACTACAGCAATTGGAGTTTGCTGTGGTATTCAGCAGCAGTAACAACGATGACAGCGGCTGGGCACAGTGGAGTGACCGGTCCGCAATTGAGCAGAACATCAAACGATTCAAAAAGCCCCTTTTTCACAAAGATCCGGAGAAAGCCGACCCACTCAGCTTCCTGATCGTGAAGTCCATGCTGCTAACTGGTTTTGACGCACCCATTGCAGGTGTGATGTATCTCGACCGCCCGATTCGTGAAGCAGAATTGCTGCAAGCCGTTGCCCGAGTAAACCGCACAGGGTTCGGGAAACGCTGCGGGATTGTGGTGGATTACTATGGAGTTGCAAACCACCTCAAAGAAGCTCTGGCTGCCTATAGCGATGAAGATATTGAGGGCGCACTCCAGAGCCTGAAAGACGAAATTCCGCTGCTACGGGATCGCCACCTTCGGGTTGTGGATGTGCTGAGAAAACAGGGCATCGATAGCCTAACGGATACGGAGGAAGCCGTTACAGCGCTAGGTGACGAACGGCTGCGAGCAGAGTTCATCGTTAAGCTAAAAGAGTTTAGCCGAACACTGGATGACGTCCTGCCCCGCCCGGAAGCACTGGAATTCGTGAATGACGCCAAGCAACTGGCCCATATTCACGCACTGGCTCGAAACCGATACAAAGACAGCCCGGAATTGGGCAAAGACGTTGGCAGTAAGGTCCGCAAACTGATTGACGACTACATGATCTCGCTGGGCATCAACCCGAAGATACCGCCGGTGCAATTGACTGACACTGACTTTGACCAGCATATAAATCGGCAGGTCAGTGACCGGGCCAAGGCGTCCGAGATGGAGCACGCAGTTCGCTCCCATGTCAGAAAGCACCTGGACGAAGACCCAGTGAAATACACCAAGCTCAGTGAACGCCTGAAGGACATCCTGGAGCAGATGGACGGGCTCTGGCAGGAGCAGGTAGATGCACTATCAGCCTTGATCAGGCAATTGCAGGAAGATGAAACAACGGATGACGAGACACCCTCAGCCCTTCCACCGAACCACCTCCCCTTCCTGAGAGTGATGGCCGAGATCAAGCAGGATAGCGACGAAGCACTTACCTCGGATGAGCAGGAGAACCTGGAGCAAGCCACCGTATCCACGGTTCAGATAATCACAGAAGAACTGCGCATCCCGGACTTCTGGAAGCCTTCCCACCTGCCAGACCAGGAGCGCCTACGAGGCCGACTGTTTGAAGAGTTGTTCGAGCTGGACCTTTTCCCAGTCAATCAACTGGATGCACTGCTGGACAAATTGATTGATCTGGCCAAAGCGAACCACAGCAAGCTGGTGAACCCGTGA
- a CDS encoding M48 family metallopeptidase has product MTELQVDDLTFEVRQSNRRKTLEIIVDREGELVLAAPKGIEEDLLRDFVQEKKFWIYQKLAEKAELLKPQPRKEYVNGEGFLYLGRSYRLKLVDDQQTPLKLIAGRFCLRRDLQTEAKRHFIHWYSNKAQIYLNEKVQALAARMGVEPAGVKIQDLGYRWGSCGRGNRLYFNWKTILLPREIVEYVVVHELTHLHEPHHTPQFWKRVERVMPDYERRKDWLAKNGIEVEGVE; this is encoded by the coding sequence GTGACAGAACTGCAGGTGGATGACCTGACCTTCGAGGTGCGCCAAAGCAACCGGCGCAAAACACTGGAGATCATCGTCGATCGTGAGGGCGAGCTGGTGCTTGCCGCGCCTAAAGGCATTGAAGAGGACCTGCTCAGAGACTTTGTTCAGGAAAAAAAATTCTGGATCTACCAGAAACTGGCCGAGAAAGCAGAGCTACTTAAGCCCCAGCCCCGCAAAGAATATGTGAATGGCGAGGGCTTCCTGTACCTAGGCCGAAGCTACCGGCTAAAGCTGGTGGATGATCAGCAAACGCCCCTCAAACTAATAGCTGGGCGGTTCTGCCTGCGAAGAGATCTACAAACCGAGGCGAAACGGCACTTCATCCACTGGTATAGCAACAAAGCACAGATTTACCTGAACGAAAAAGTTCAGGCCCTGGCTGCACGCATGGGCGTTGAACCAGCTGGCGTGAAAATTCAGGACCTGGGTTATCGCTGGGGTTCCTGCGGCAGGGGTAACCGCCTTTACTTCAACTGGAAGACGATCCTGTTACCGCGTGAAATCGTGGAGTATGTGGTGGTGCATGAGCTGACGCACCTGCACGAACCACATCATACTCCTCAGTTTTGGAAGCGGGTGGAGAGGGTTATGCCGGATTACGAGCGGAGGAAGGACTGGTTGGCTAAGAATGGGATAGAGGTGGAAGGGGTCGAGTAA